One part of the Lotus japonicus ecotype B-129 chromosome 2, LjGifu_v1.2 genome encodes these proteins:
- the LOC130738007 gene encoding syntaxin-132-like isoform X3, translating into MGKDVDEVKKTAHFIKTKVEELDKENLANRQKPGCGKGSAVDRSRTATTISLKKKLKDKMAEFQNLREAIHEEYREVVERRVFTVTGTRADEETIDRLIETGDSEQIFENAIQEQGRGQIMDTLAEIQERHEAVRDVERKLLDLQQVFRLGKQLN; encoded by the exons ATGGGAAAAGATGTTGATGAAGTTAAGAAAACTGCTCATTTCATAAAGACCAAAGTTGAAGAACTCGACAAAGAG AATTTGGCAAATAGGCAGAAGCCTGGCTGTGGAAAAGGATCAGCTGTTGACAGGTCAAGAACAGCAACAACCAT TTCCTTAAAAAAGAAACTGAAGGACAAGATGGCTGAATTTCAG AACCTGAGAGAAGCCATTCATGAAGAATATCGCGAGGTTGTTGAGAGACGTGTCTTTACAG TAACGGGCACAAGAGCTGATGAGGAG ACAATTGACAGATTAATTGAAACCGGAGATAGTGAACAAATTTTCGAGAATGCAATTCAGGAACAGGGACGAGGCCAG ATAATGGACACGCTGGCAGAAATTCAAGAGCGACATGAAGCTGTTAGAGATGTTGAGAGGAAGCTTCTTGATTTACAACAGGTATTTCGTttgggtaaacaacttaattaa
- the LOC130738007 gene encoding syntaxin-132-like isoform X1: MKDIKQRMGKDVDEVKKTAHFIKTKVEELDKENLANRQKPGCGKGSAVDRSRTATTISLKKKLKDKMAEFQNLREAIHEEYREVVERRVFTVTGTRADEETIDRLIETGDSEQIFENAIQEQGRGQIMDTLAEIQERHEAVRDVERKLLDLQQVFRLGKQLN, from the exons ATGAAAG ATATTAAACAGAGAATGGGAAAAGATGTTGATGAAGTTAAGAAAACTGCTCATTTCATAAAGACCAAAGTTGAAGAACTCGACAAAGAG AATTTGGCAAATAGGCAGAAGCCTGGCTGTGGAAAAGGATCAGCTGTTGACAGGTCAAGAACAGCAACAACCAT TTCCTTAAAAAAGAAACTGAAGGACAAGATGGCTGAATTTCAG AACCTGAGAGAAGCCATTCATGAAGAATATCGCGAGGTTGTTGAGAGACGTGTCTTTACAG TAACGGGCACAAGAGCTGATGAGGAG ACAATTGACAGATTAATTGAAACCGGAGATAGTGAACAAATTTTCGAGAATGCAATTCAGGAACAGGGACGAGGCCAG ATAATGGACACGCTGGCAGAAATTCAAGAGCGACATGAAGCTGTTAGAGATGTTGAGAGGAAGCTTCTTGATTTACAACAGGTATTTCGTttgggtaaacaacttaattaa
- the LOC130738007 gene encoding syntaxin-132-like isoform X2, with protein MKDIKQRMGKDVDEVKKTAHFIKTKVEELDKENLANRQKPGCGKGSAVDRSRTATTISLKKKLKDKMAEFQNLREAIHEEYREVVERRVFTVTGTRADEETIDRLIETGDSEQIFENAIQEQGRGQIMDTLAEIQERHEAVRDVERKLLDLQQCFS; from the exons ATGAAAG ATATTAAACAGAGAATGGGAAAAGATGTTGATGAAGTTAAGAAAACTGCTCATTTCATAAAGACCAAAGTTGAAGAACTCGACAAAGAG AATTTGGCAAATAGGCAGAAGCCTGGCTGTGGAAAAGGATCAGCTGTTGACAGGTCAAGAACAGCAACAACCAT TTCCTTAAAAAAGAAACTGAAGGACAAGATGGCTGAATTTCAG AACCTGAGAGAAGCCATTCATGAAGAATATCGCGAGGTTGTTGAGAGACGTGTCTTTACAG TAACGGGCACAAGAGCTGATGAGGAG ACAATTGACAGATTAATTGAAACCGGAGATAGTGAACAAATTTTCGAGAATGCAATTCAGGAACAGGGACGAGGCCAG ATAATGGACACGCTGGCAGAAATTCAAGAGCGACATGAAGCTGTTAGAGATGTTGAGAGGAAGCTTCTTGATTTACAACAG